One segment of Methylocella silvestris BL2 DNA contains the following:
- a CDS encoding DNA-3-methyladenine glycosylase family protein, with product MATIRILDSDQALAEGLAELGRLDPVMARLVAEGAQPVLRKREPGFHGLAWIIMGQQLSVASADAIWRRLIDRLGPLTPSVIEAATDEALKACGLSAPKIRTLRAIAEAITSGALPLDELGVMPADAAHAALTAVKGIGPWTADIYLMFCLGHSDAFAAGDLALQAAARLAYGMTARPGAPELVALAEQWRPWRAVAAKVLWAHYRIAKGRPGVSESVKPAKASPPKKKAAPKPKLSRQATKRIHAKLK from the coding sequence ATGGCGACGATACGAATTCTGGACTCTGACCAAGCGCTGGCCGAAGGGCTCGCGGAGCTTGGCCGCCTCGATCCGGTGATGGCGCGCCTCGTCGCCGAGGGCGCACAGCCGGTGCTGCGCAAGCGCGAGCCAGGTTTTCACGGCCTTGCCTGGATCATCATGGGGCAGCAACTCTCGGTCGCAAGCGCCGACGCCATCTGGCGGCGGCTGATCGATCGTCTTGGGCCTTTGACGCCCTCAGTGATCGAGGCGGCGACGGATGAGGCGCTGAAGGCTTGCGGGCTGTCGGCGCCAAAAATCCGCACGTTGCGGGCGATCGCCGAGGCGATTACAAGCGGCGCTCTGCCGCTCGACGAACTTGGCGTCATGCCGGCCGACGCGGCCCATGCCGCGCTGACGGCGGTGAAAGGCATCGGTCCCTGGACGGCCGACATCTATCTCATGTTCTGCCTTGGCCATTCTGACGCCTTCGCCGCCGGCGACCTTGCCTTGCAGGCAGCCGCGCGTCTCGCCTATGGAATGACGGCGCGGCCGGGCGCCCCGGAACTTGTCGCGCTCGCCGAGCAGTGGCGCCCATGGAGAGCCGTCGCCGCCAAGGTGCTCTGGGCGCATTACAGGATCGCGAAGGGCCGGCCGGGCGTGTCGGAGAGCGTCAAGCCTGCGAAGGCGAGCCCGCCGAAAAAGAAGGCCGCTCCCAAACCAAAGCTGTCGAGGCAGGCGACGAAGCGCATCCACGCAAAGCTGAAATGA